A portion of the Carya illinoinensis cultivar Pawnee chromosome 11, C.illinoinensisPawnee_v1, whole genome shotgun sequence genome contains these proteins:
- the LOC122281707 gene encoding AAA-ATPase At3g50940-like, which produces MLARKKLSDPKALLTAAASFAATAMLIRSVANDFVPMELRSYFFSRISKLCCKFSSTLIVVIDEFQGHSTNKVFEAVDTYLGTKVTPYVRRIKVSKGDEDTKLIVTADRDEEIVDVYEDLQVSWILVCTEIESSGTRSGGDNNSFSKLERKAFELKFHQQHREKVLNSYLPYILERAKAIKEEIKAIKLHTVVYGAWDSNAINLDHPMSFKTLAMDPDLKMELMDDLNNFVEGKEFHRRTGKAWKRGYLLYGPPGTGKSSLIAAMANHLSYDIYDLDLTSVRSNCGLRSLLLSMSNRSILVIEDIDCTINLQNRESSRESGDNSKNQVTLSGLLNFIDGLWSCCGEERIIVFTTNHKDRLDPALLRPGRMDMHIHMSYCNFSGFKQLAFNYHGISEHQLFEEIEGLIGEVKVTPAEAAGELMKSRDAEISLQGLINFLQNKKTQPHDKDETDKDAKGDHQEGKEKKDGEEEKVKQAEGDKADTSKDAKGDRPEGTEKQDGEEEKLN; this is translated from the exons ATGTTGGCACGCAAAAAATTGTCCGATCCGAAAGCACTTTTGACTGCAGCAGCCTCTTTCGCTGCCACGGCCATGCTCATTCGAAGTGTTGCCAATGATTTCGTTCCTATGGAACTTCGAAGCTATTTCTTCTCCAGGATCAGTAAACTTTGCTGTAAATTCTCCTCGACACTGATCGTTGTCATAGATGAGTTTCAAGGGCATTCCACAAACAAGGTCTTTGAGGCTGTTGATACCTATCTGGGCACTAAAGTGACCCCTTATGTTCGAAGAATTAAGGTAAGCAAAGGCGATGAGGACACGAAACTAATAGTCACTGCTGATAGAGATGAAGAGATAGTTGATGTTTATGAAGATTTGCAAGTAAGCTGGATTTTGGTTTGTACAGAGATTGAATCATCTGGTACTAGAAGTGGTGGTGATAATAATTCCTTCTCAAAACTTGAAAGGAAAGCCTTCGAGCTAAAATTCCATCAGCAACATAGAGAAAAGGTGTTAAATTCATACTTACCTTACATTTTGGAGAGAGCAAAGGccattaaagaagaaatcaagGCTATAAAGCTTCACACAGTTGTTTACGGGGCCTGGGACTCGAATGCCATTAATCTTGATCACCCAATGTCCTTCAAAACCCTTGCCATGGATCCCGACCTTAAGATGGAATTGATGGATGACTTGAACAACTTTGTGGAGGGGAAGGAATTCCATAGAAGAACTGGAAAAGCTTGGAAACGAGGGTACTTGTTGTATGGTCCTCCTGGCACTGGGAAATCAAGCTTGATAGCAGCCATGGCTAATCACCTCAGTTATGACATCTACGACTTGGATCTAACATCTGTACGGTCTAACTGTGGTTTAAGATCATTGTTGCTTAGCATGTCGAACCGATCTATACTCGTGATCGAGGATATTGATTGCACAATCAATCTGCAGAACCGAGAATCCTCAAGGGAATCAGGGGATAATAGCAAAAATCAG GTGACACTTTCAGGGCTGCTCAACTTCATAGACGGTCTTTGGTCATGCTGTGGTGAAGAACGTATCATTGTTTTCACGACCAATCACAAAGATAGGCTCGACCCTGCTTTGTTGAGGCCAGGTCGGATGGACATGCACATTCACATGTCATATTGCAACTTTTCTGGATTCAAGCAATTGGCATTCAACTATCACGGAATTTCCGAACATCAACTCTTTGAAGAAATTGAAGGGCTTATAGGGGAGGTTAAAGTCACACCTGCAGAAGCTGCAGGTGAGCTCATGAAGAGCAGAGATGCTGAAATTTCTCTCCAAGGCCTCATCAATTTTCTTCAGAACAAGAAAACTCAGCCTCATGATAAGGATGAAACTGATAAGGATGCCAAAGGAGACCATCAAGAGgggaaagagaagaaagatGGTGAAGAGGAAAAAGTAAAACAAGCTGAGGGTGATAAGGCTGACACTAGTAAGGATGCCAAAGGAGACCGTCCAGAAGGAACAGAGAAGCAAGATGGTGAAGAGGAAAAATTAAACTAG
- the LOC122281708 gene encoding AAA-ATPase At3g50940-like, producing the protein MKMLSRKRLSDPKAVLTAAASFAATAMLIRSVANDFIPHELRSFFSSRIDKLARKFSSKMTIGIDEFQGHSRNLVFEAVDVYLGTKLTPSVRRIKVSKGEEDTKLAVAVDRDEEILDVYEDVQVSWILVCTEIEPSGGGNAFHYSALSRLERKSYELTFHQKHTEKVLNSYLPYILERAKAINEESKVIKLHTVVYGEWDSNTVNLDHPMTFKTLAMDSDLKMALMDDLNSFVEGKEFHRRTGKAWKRGYLLYGPPGTGKSSLIAAIANHLSYDIYDLDLTSVDSNCDLRSLLLGMSNRCLLVVEDIDCSIKLKNRETQSESESSDKNQVTLSGFLNFIDGLWSCCSDGRIIVFTTNHKDRLDPALLRPGRMDMHVHMSYCNFSGFKQLAFNYHRISEHQLFGEIEGLIGDVEVTPAEVAGELMKSKDDEVSLQGLVKFLQDKKVQPHDKAETNKDVKGDHPEGTDKQDGKGEKVKQAKDDKAETNKDVKGDHREGTEKQGGEEEKVK; encoded by the exons ATGAAAATGTTGTCACGAAAAAGATTGTCCGATCCGAAAGCAGTTTTGACTGCAGCTGCCTCTTTTGCTGCCACGGCCATGCTTATTCGAAGCGTTGCCAATGATTTCATTCCTCATGAACTACGAAGTTTTTTCTCCTCTAGGATCGATAAGCTTGCTCGTAAATTCTCTTCAAAGATGACCATTGGCATAGATGAATTTCAAGGGCATTCAAGAAACTTGGTATTTGAGGCTGTCGATGTCTATTTGGGCACTAAATTGACCCCATCTGTTCGAAGAATTAAAGTGAGCAAAGGGGAGGAAGACACGAAACTAGCAGTCGCTGTGGATAGAGATGAAGAGATTCTTGATGTTTATGAAGATGTGCAAGTAAGCTGGATATTGGTTTGTACAGAGATTGAACCATCTGGTGGTGGAAATGCTTTTCATTATTCTGCGCTTTCACGATTGGAAAGGAAATCCTACGAGCTAACCTTCCATCAGAAACATACAGAGAAGGTGTTGAATTCATATTTGCCATACATTTTGGAGAGAGCAAAGGCCATTAACGAAGAAAGCAAGGTCATAAAGCTTCACACAGTTGTTTATGGGGAATGGGACTCGAACACCGTTAATCTTGATCACCCAATGACCTTCAAGACCCTTGCCATGGATTCCGACCTTAAGATGGCATTGATGGATGACTTGAACAGCTTTGTGGAGGGGAAGGAATTCCATAGAAGAACTGGGAAAGCTTGGAAACGAGGGTACTTGTTGTATGGTCCTCCTGGCACTGGGAAATCAAGCTTGATAGCAGCCATAGCTAATCACCTCAGTTATGACATCTACGATTTGGATCTAACCTCTGTTGACTCCAACTGCGATTTAAGGTCATTGTTGCTTGGCATGTCGAACCGATGCCTACTCGTGGTCGAGGACATTGATTGCTCTATCAAGCTGAAGAACCGAGAAACACAGAGTGAATCAGAGAGTAGTGACAAAAATCAG GTGACACTTTCAGGCTTCCTCAACTTCATAGATGGTCTTTGGTCATGCTGTAGTGATGGACGAATCATTGTTTTCACGACCAATCACAAAGATAGGCTAGACCCTGCGTTGTTGAGGCCAGGTCGCATGGATATGCATGTTCACATGTCATATTGCAACTTTTCTGGATTCAAGCAATTGGCATTCAACTATCACAGAATTTCCGAACATCAACTCTTTGGAGAAATTGAAGGGCTTATAGGGGATGTTGAAGTCACACCTGCAGAAGTTGCAGGTGAGCTAATGAAGAGCAAAGATGATGAAGTTTCCCTCCAAGGCCTTGTCAAGTTCCTTCAGGACAAGAAAGTTCAGCCTCATGATAAGGCTGAAACTAATAAGGATGTCAAAGGAGACCATCCAGAAGGGACAGACAAGCAAGATGGTAAAGGGGAAAAGGTAAAACAAGCCAAGGATGATAAGGCTGAAACTAACAAGGATGTCAAGGGAGACCATCGCGAAGGGACAGAGAAGCAAGGTGGTGAAGAGGAAAAAGTGAAGTAG
- the LOC122281711 gene encoding ubiquitin-conjugating enzyme E2 36, whose amino-acid sequence MANSNLPRRIIKETQRLLSEPAPGISASPSEDNMRYFNVMILGPTQSPYEGGVFKLELFLPEEYPMAAPKVRFLTKIYHPNIDKLGRICLDILKDKWSPALQIRTVLLSIQALLSAPNPDDPLSENIAKHWKTNEAEAVETAKEWTRLYASGA is encoded by the exons ATGGCCAACAGTAATCTACCGCGAAGAATCATCAAG GAAACTCAGCGTCTCCTAAGTGAACCTG CGCCGGGAATTAGTGCTTCACCATCGGAGGACAACATGCGATATTTTAATGTAATGATCCTTGGCCCAACACAGTCTCCATATGAAG GAGGGGTTTTCAAGTTGGAATTGTTTCTGCCTGAAGAATATCCAATGGCTGCTCCCAAG GTCAGATTTCTTACTAAAATATATCATCCTAACATTGACAAG CTTGGAAGGATATGCCTTGATATTCTGAAAGACAAATGGAGCCCTGCTCTCCAAATACGAACTGTACTGTTGAG CATTCAAGCACTTTTGAGTGCTCCAAACCCTGATGATCCACTTTCTGAGAACATCGCTAAGCATTGGAAAACAAATGAGGCTGAAGCTGTTGAAACAG CGAAGGAGTGGACTCGTTTATATGCAAGTGGTGCCTGA
- the LOC122281710 gene encoding TPR repeat-containing thioredoxin TTL1-like has protein sequence MSRSGKPISELGLDTLNERFRDSLSCEANKPDFRELDLGSPVSPLRTRHSGPSSSGLTATTTTTSSSSSSSGSVSGRNGYNPVGKVSNSGPNNHSGELSYSSESSPIAGDSFRSSVSARHFKTGHSRSDSGASLPMIYSGQGHTHTQSSVNSPPLNVLPTGNICPSGKILKTSVTPNRSSRNDVLGTGSGNYGHGSIMRGGVAPKESANANATNLRSSGGGDYARRSMLAVDPEEVKRAGNEQYKRGHYGESLSLYDRAIALSPGNAAYRSNRAAALTALGKLGEALRECEVALRLDPNYGRARQRLASLFLRLGQVENARRHLCIPGVQPDPDELQKLQAVEKHLIKCTDSRRINDWKSALREVDATIAAGADFSPQLFMCRAEALLKLHQIDGAESSMVNAPKLEPCTTSCSLTRFFGMLSEAYLYFVQALIEMALGRFENAVTAAEKAVQIDPRNVEVAVLLTNVRLVARARARGNDLFKSERFTEACLAYEEGLRIEPSNSVLYCNRAACFFKLGLWERSIEDCNRALSIQPNYTKALLRRAASNSKLEMWVDAVNDYEILRRELPSDNEVAESLFHAQVALKKSRGEEVHNMKFGGEVEEVSSLEQLRAAISFPGVSVVHFKAASDLQSRQISPFVDTLCSRYPSINFLKVDVKESPTIANTENVRIVPTFKIYKSGKRVKEIVCPTRDVLEHSVRHYSF, from the exons ATGTCGCGTTCCGGGAAGCCCATCTCGGAGCTAGGGCTGGACACGCTCAACGAGCGGTTCCGGGACTCGCTGAGTTGCGAGGCGAACAAGCCCGATTTCCGAGAGCTCGATCTGGGCTCCCCCGTTTCGCCTCTCCGGACCCGACACTCCGGACCCTCCAGCAGTGGACTCACCGCCACCACCACAACCACGAGCAGTAGCTCCAGCTCTTCCGGATCGGTATCCGGTCGAAATGGGTACAATCCCGTCGGAAAAGTCTCTAATTCTGGTCCAAACAACCATTCCGGTGAGCTCTCATACTCCAGCGAGAGCAGTCCCATAGCTGGTGACAGCTTCCGATCCAGCGTAAGCGCCCGGCATTTCAAAACGGGTCATTCTAGATCCGATTCTGGTGCGAGCCTTCCGATGATATACTCGGGTCAGGGCCATACACATACACAAAGCTCGGTGAATTCACCGCCACTGAATGTCCTTCCCACTGGCAACATCTGCCCGTCTGGGAAAATCCTCAAGACAAGCGTGACACCGAATCGGAGCTCTAGAAACGACGTTTTAGGTACCGGTTCGGGCAATTACGGCCACGGGAGCATAATGCGGGGCGGCGTAGCCCCCAAGGAGTCCGCAAATGCAAACGCCACTAATCTTCGGTCTAGCGGTGGCGGAGACTACGCGCGGAGATCGATGCTAGCTGTGGATCCAGAGGAGGTGAAGAGGGCTGGGAATGAACAGTACAAGAGGGGACATTATGGAGAGTCATTGAGCTTGTACGATCGGGCAATTGCGCTTTCTCCAGGCAATGCGGCATATCGGAGCAACCGGGCAGCGGCGTTGACGGCTTTAGGGAAGCTTGGGGAGGCGTTGAGGGAATGCGAAGTGGCGTTGAGGTTGGATCCTAATTATGGGAGGGCTCGCCAGCGGCTGGCATCTCTTTTTCTAAG GTTAGGGCAGGTTGAGAATGCCAGGAGGCACCTCTGTATACCAGGAGTACAGCCAGATCCAGATGAGCTGCAGAAGTTGCAGGCTGTAGAGAAGCATTTAATCAAATGCACTGATTCCCGGAGAATTAATGATTGGAAAAGTGCTCTGAGGGAAGTTGATGCTACCATCGCTGCTGGAGCTGATTTTTCTCCTCAG CTCTTTATGTGTAGAGCGGAAGCCCTTTTGAAGCTTCACCAAATTGATGGTGCAGAATCAAGCATGGTAAACGCTCCCAAACTAGAACCATGTACCACCTCCTGTTCACTGACTAGGTTCTTTGGGATGCTTTCTGAAGCTTATCTTTACTTTGTCCAAGCTCTGATTGAGATGGCATTGGGAAG GTTTGAGAATGCAGTTACAGCTGCTGAAAAAGCTGTGCAGATAGATCCCCGGAATGTTGAAGTTGCAGTGTTGCTTACTAATGTTAGGTTGGTGGCAAGAGCTCGTGCACGTGGCAATGATCTCTTCAAATCTGAGAGGTTCACCGAGGCTTGCTTGGCATATGAAGAAGGTCTCAGGATTGAACCTTCCAACTCTGTTCTTTACTGCAATAGGGCAGCTTGTTTTTTTAAGCTTGGGCTGTGGGAAAGATCCATTGAAGACTGCAACCGAGCCTTGAGTATCCAACCCAATTACACAAAAGCACTTCTTCGAAGGGCTGCCTCAAACAGCAAG TTGGAGATGTGGGTTGATGCTGTGAACGATTATGAGATCTTGAGGAGGGAACTTCCTAGTGACAATGAAGTTGCAGAATCACTTTTCCATGCTCAAGTTGCATTGAAGAAATCTCGTGGGGAAGAAGTCCATAATATGAAGTTTGGCGGTGAAGTGGAAGAAGTATCAAGTCTTGAGCAGCTAAGGGCTGCAATATCTTTCCCAG GTGTGTCCGTTGTCCACTTCAAAGCTGCCTCTGATTTGCAAAGCAGGCAAATATCTCCTTTTGTGGACACATTATGTAGCCGCTACCCTTCCATTAATTTCCTGAAG GTAGATGTTAAAGAGAGCCCAACAATTGCAAACACCGAGAATGTGAGGATTGTACCGACTTTCAAGATTTACAAAAGTGGTAAGCGAGTTAAGGAGATTGTGTGCCCAACTCGTGATGTGTTGGAACATTCTGTGAGGCATTACAGCTTTTAG